The following nucleotide sequence is from Thermodesulfobacteriota bacterium.
GAGCTCGAGGCCCCCCTGGACTTCATCGTCACGACCAACGCAGGAGCGCCGCTGGACTGCAATCTCTACCAGACCGTGAAGGGGATCACGGGCGCCGCCCCGGCGGTGAAGGCGGGGGGCGACATCCTGGTGGCGAGCCGGTGTATCGAAGGGGCCGGGAGCCCCGAGTATCGGAAGATCCTGGAGATGGTCGACTCCCCTCGGGCGTTCCTGAACCGGGTGATGCAGAAGGAGTTCTTCATCCCCGACCAGTGGTGCGCCCAGGAGACCTACCAGGTGCTCCTGGAGCGGACCGTCCACGTGTACACCGGGGGGTTCACCCCGGAGGAACTGGAGCGGTACCACTTCCGCCCCGTCCGGGACGTGGGCGCCGGGATTCGCGCCCTTCTGGAGAAGCACGGGCCCGGCGCCCGGTGGGCGGTGGTGCCCGACGGGCCCATGGTGATCCTGCGGGTGAAGAGCGGTGGCACCTGAGAGTGCGAATTCCAAACAGGTGATTGCACGGCGAGTCCCCGGTTGACCGGCCCGGAGGGGGTGTGCCAAGATGCGCGCGCCTCGCCCGCGTCCACCCGTTTTGCCGGGGATGTGCCCATGATCGTGGAAGGGACGATCTCCGAAGCTTCCTTCGTCAGCCTGAGCCGCCGCCTCTTCTATCGAAGGCCGGCAGTCCTGCTCCTGCACATGGCGGTCATGGGCGTGGGGCTCTACTGGACCAGCCGGCCGGCCTTGGAAGGCACGGCGGCCCTGGGGTGGCTGCCCCTCCTCATCCTGGTGGTTCTCTTCCTCTTCGTGTCTCGCCGAGCTCGGGACCAGTACCGGCGAAACCGCACCCTCCAGGCCCGGGTGCGTTACGAGATCCGGGAAGAGGGCCTCGCGCTCCAGACCCCCGAGGCCCGGGGGCTCCTGCCCTGGAAGGACATCGCGCGGATCGAGGAGACCCCGGGTCATGTGGTGGTCTACGGCACCCGCCGCCAGGCGTTTGTCCTCGGGAAGGACTGGTTCGCCAGCGCCGGGGACCGCGACGCCTTCGTCTCGGGCGTGGAGGCGGCTGTCAAGGCATCGGTCGCCGCCGAGTAAGTACACCGGGCAACCCCCCGCCTATGGCGGGGGACCCACGAAGTTTGACAGTGCCAGGAGCAAACGGGCTGTGTTGCGATCCGTGTGGGTTCGCGAAACGGTAGAGATCTCGGGAATGCGGCTCTTTCAC
It contains:
- a CDS encoding YcxB family protein, with product MIVEGTISEASFVSLSRRLFYRRPAVLLLHMAVMGVGLYWTSRPALEGTAALGWLPLLILVVLFLFVSRRARDQYRRNRTLQARVRYEIREEGLALQTPEARGLLPWKDIARIEETPGHVVVYGTRRQAFVLGKDWFASAGDRDAFVSGVEAAVKASVAAE